The following coding sequences lie in one Halarcobacter mediterraneus genomic window:
- a CDS encoding SPOR domain-containing protein encodes MEIKGEDFIKKVQLKQEENEIEQRLNEIKNAQAVYEGQEEEPIEEQPRRNVAPDLDRELQMQEEQEYSDIMLGKTPNNSSSNENNKKKYLVLGLVLVILFLLTIIIIRLLTNDSDEDESFSKTQNSENKQTILENENIEEQYQKIINEKLKNIKEENTQNTVSNENSELNLEEIEEKEKVIEKPIQNMKPDVFNVKKVAQEEPKIEKKVEPKPKPVVKKETPKPIVKKSSSNNNITKKPQGTFVQIGAFSKMPNDKYLTSITQKGFKYKIYKVSINNKMFHKVLIGPYNSRGQAKLAIDNIKKQLNISGAFILTF; translated from the coding sequence ATGGAAATAAAAGGCGAAGATTTTATAAAAAAAGTTCAATTAAAACAAGAAGAAAATGAAATTGAACAAAGATTAAATGAAATTAAAAATGCACAGGCAGTTTATGAAGGTCAAGAAGAAGAACCCATAGAAGAGCAACCAAGAAGAAATGTTGCCCCTGACTTAGATAGAGAACTTCAAATGCAAGAAGAGCAAGAATATAGTGATATAATGCTAGGGAAAACACCTAATAATTCTTCTTCAAATGAAAACAATAAAAAGAAATATCTAGTTTTAGGTCTTGTTTTAGTTATTCTATTTTTATTAACTATAATTATCATTCGTCTTTTAACTAATGATTCAGATGAAGATGAGTCTTTTTCAAAAACACAAAATAGTGAAAATAAACAAACTATTTTAGAAAATGAAAATATTGAAGAGCAATATCAAAAAATCATCAATGAAAAATTGAAAAATATAAAAGAAGAAAATACGCAGAACACTGTTTCTAATGAAAATTCAGAATTAAATTTAGAAGAAATTGAAGAAAAAGAAAAAGTTATAGAAAAACCAATTCAAAATATGAAACCTGATGTTTTTAATGTAAAAAAAGTAGCACAAGAAGAACCTAAAATAGAAAAGAAAGTTGAACCTAAACCAAAACCTGTTGTTAAAAAAGAAACACCAAAACCTATTGTTAAGAAAAGTTCTTCAAATAATAATATTACAAAGAAGCCACAAGGTACTTTTGTACAAATTGGAGCATTTTCAAAAATGCCAAATGATAAATATTTAACATCTATTACTCAAAAAGGTTTTAAATATAAAATATATAAAGTTTCTATAAACAATAAAATGTTTCATAAAGTACTTATTGGCCCATATAATTCAAGAGGTCAAGCTAAATTAGCAATTGATAATATTAAAAAACAACTTAATATATCAGGAGCATTTATATTAACATTTTAA
- a CDS encoding pyridoxine 5'-phosphate synthase, translated as MLLGVNIDHIAVLREARKINDPNPLDALGICKLAGADQITIHLREDRRHIHDEDVKAIIKQSSLPVNLECAIDEEIIDIVCKLKPSRATLVPEKREEVTTEGGLNLSTNFARIKKVIKKLHDNEIEVSLFIDPTREMVELSSKLKVEWVELHTGTFANIYAMLNTNLSQTHHSIKELELPKRVLKDLLQKSRKEIKKTASLAQEFKIKVAAGHGLNYQNVELISSIKTIEELNIGQSIIARSIFTGLERAIMDMKELI; from the coding sequence ATGTTACTTGGAGTAAATATTGACCACATTGCAGTTCTACGAGAAGCAAGAAAAATAAATGACCCAAATCCATTAGATGCTTTAGGAATTTGTAAACTTGCAGGAGCTGATCAAATAACTATTCATTTAAGAGAAGATAGAAGACATATTCATGATGAAGATGTAAAAGCAATTATTAAACAAAGTTCACTACCTGTAAATCTTGAATGTGCAATTGATGAAGAAATTATTGATATTGTTTGTAAACTTAAACCTTCTAGAGCAACTTTAGTTCCTGAAAAAAGAGAAGAGGTAACTACAGAAGGAGGATTAAACTTAAGTACAAATTTTGCTAGAATAAAAAAAGTAATTAAAAAACTTCATGATAATGAAATAGAAGTCTCTTTATTTATTGACCCTACTAGGGAAATGGTAGAATTAAGTTCTAAATTAAAAGTTGAGTGGGTAGAATTACATACTGGAACTTTTGCCAATATTTATGCAATGTTAAATACAAATTTAAGTCAAACACATCATAGTATAAAAGAGCTAGAATTACCAAAAAGAGTATTAAAAGATCTTCTTCAAAAAAGTAGAAAAGAAATAAAGAAAACTGCTTCTTTAGCACAAGAGTTTAAAATAAAAGTTGCTGCAGGTCATGGATTAAATTATCAAAATGTAGAATTAATTTCTTCTATAAAAACAATTGAAGAATTAAATATAGGACAAAGTATTATAGCAAGATCTATATTTACAGGACTTGAAAGAGCAATAATGGATATGAAAGAATTAATATGA
- the pyrH gene encoding UMP kinase — MNKRVLVKFSGEALAGADGYGIDTQILDYIANEIKELVNNNIEVGIVIGGGNIIRGVTAAADGVIKRTSADYMGMLATVINGIAMQEALEHKGLNARLQTAIKMEQLAEPFIVRKAQRHLEKGRVVIFSAGTGNPYFTTDTAATLRATEIDACMLIKATKVDGVYDKDPMKYENAVKLDTITYDKALEDHIRVMDDTAIALAKDNQLPIVVANMNEKGNLLKIVNGDYSKCSIVK; from the coding sequence ATGAATAAAAGAGTACTTGTAAAGTTTTCAGGTGAAGCACTAGCTGGTGCTGATGGATATGGTATTGACACTCAAATTTTGGACTACATAGCAAATGAAATCAAAGAGCTAGTTAATAACAATATTGAAGTTGGAATTGTAATTGGTGGTGGTAATATTATCAGAGGTGTTACAGCTGCTGCTGATGGTGTTATCAAAAGAACAAGTGCTGATTATATGGGTATGCTAGCAACTGTTATAAATGGAATTGCTATGCAAGAAGCTTTAGAACATAAAGGCTTAAATGCAAGACTTCAAACTGCAATTAAAATGGAACAATTAGCTGAACCATTTATTGTAAGAAAAGCACAAAGACATCTTGAAAAAGGTAGAGTTGTTATATTTAGTGCAGGAACAGGAAATCCTTATTTTACAACAGATACTGCTGCTACATTAAGAGCTACAGAAATTGATGCATGTATGCTTATTAAAGCAACAAAAGTTGATGGTGTTTATGATAAAGATCCAATGAAATATGAAAATGCTGTAAAATTAGATACAATTACTTATGATAAGGCATTAGAAGACCATATAAGAGTTATGGATGATACGGCAATTGCATTAGCCAAAGATAATCAACTACCAATAGTTGTTGCAAATATGAATGAAAAAGGAAATTTACTAAAAATAGTTAATGGTGACTATAGTAAATGTTCAATTGTAAAATAA
- the pdxA gene encoding 4-hydroxythreonine-4-phosphate dehydrogenase: protein MSKEKKIKVAISVGDLNGIGIELALIAHEKITQYCTPLYCINKTMLQKASKELNIDIPKNFKTFNIKGDFEIKPGQVTKKSGKYSFDSFYQAIDLARKDEVKAIVTLPINKEAWNKAEIKYKGHTEVLRDFFGENAIMMLGCKKMFVSLFTEHCALKKVPKKIEEKTLTKFLLDFYKSINSDNIAVLGLNPHASDNGVLGDEEVEIFKAIKNANEKLNKNIFKGPLVPDTAFSPMSRKNYKYFVAMYHDQGLAPLKALYFDQSINVSLNLPIIRTSVDHGTAFDIAYKKDIKINTKSYINAVKEAVNLHKKRV, encoded by the coding sequence ATGAGTAAAGAAAAAAAAATTAAAGTTGCAATTTCAGTAGGAGATTTAAATGGTATTGGAATTGAATTAGCTTTAATTGCTCATGAAAAAATCACTCAATACTGTACTCCCCTTTACTGTATAAATAAAACTATGTTACAAAAAGCTTCTAAAGAATTAAATATTGATATTCCAAAAAACTTCAAAACCTTTAATATAAAAGGTGACTTTGAAATAAAACCAGGGCAAGTGACTAAAAAAAGTGGAAAATATTCTTTCGATTCTTTTTATCAAGCAATTGATTTAGCTAGAAAAGATGAAGTTAAAGCTATAGTTACTCTACCTATAAATAAAGAAGCATGGAATAAGGCTGAAATAAAATATAAAGGGCATACTGAAGTTCTAAGAGATTTTTTTGGAGAGAATGCAATTATGATGTTAGGTTGTAAAAAGATGTTTGTTTCTTTATTTACTGAACACTGTGCATTAAAAAAAGTTCCAAAAAAAATTGAAGAAAAAACTCTAACTAAATTTCTCCTAGATTTTTATAAAAGTATAAATAGTGATAATATTGCAGTACTAGGATTAAACCCACATGCTAGTGATAATGGAGTATTAGGAGATGAAGAAGTAGAAATTTTTAAAGCAATTAAAAATGCTAATGAAAAATTAAACAAAAATATTTTTAAAGGCCCTTTAGTTCCAGATACAGCTTTTTCTCCAATGTCTAGAAAGAATTATAAATATTTTGTAGCTATGTACCACGACCAAGGATTAGCTCCACTTAAAGCTTTATATTTTGACCAAAGTATAAATGTAAGTCTAAATCTTCCTATAATAAGAACTTCTGTTGACCATGGAACAGCTTTTGATATAGCTTATAAAAAAGATATAAAAATAAATACAAAAAGTTATATAAATGCAGTAAAAGAAGCTGTAAATCTTCATAAAAAAAGAGTATGA
- the tyrS gene encoding tyrosine--tRNA ligase, which translates to MEEQIKEALAEIQRGTAEIIDIERIEKLIRNYFEKGENFYVKVGFDPTAPDLHLGHTVLIQKMATFQKFGGIVQFLIGDFTATIGDPTGKSETRKVLSAEQVLENAETYKEQVFKILDPEKTEVKFNSQWLNELGTAGLINLASNLTVARMLERDDFSKRYASNTPIAVSEFTYPLLQGYDSVAMNTDIEMGGTDQKFNLLMGRTLQKAYNCKKQQAVLMMPILEGLDGIQKMSKSLGNYIGVTDEANDMFGKVLSISDELMWRYFELLSSKSLKEIEDFKDAVKNNTLHPKKVKEDLAIEIVDRYHGKGAGIKAKEEFEKVFAQKDIPTDIKEFELENGIWLCQALVDTGLVKSTSQARRDIKANAVSLNQEKVQDEKLNLEVGEYILQKGKKSFAKIIIK; encoded by the coding sequence ATGGAAGAACAAATAAAAGAAGCATTAGCAGAAATACAAAGAGGAACTGCTGAAATTATTGATATTGAAAGAATTGAAAAACTTATAAGAAATTATTTTGAAAAAGGTGAAAACTTTTATGTAAAAGTAGGATTTGATCCAACTGCTCCTGATTTACATTTAGGACATACTGTACTTATTCAAAAAATGGCAACCTTTCAGAAGTTTGGAGGAATTGTCCAATTTCTAATTGGAGATTTTACTGCAACAATTGGAGATCCAACAGGAAAAAGTGAAACAAGAAAAGTATTAAGTGCTGAACAAGTTTTGGAAAATGCAGAAACATATAAAGAACAAGTTTTTAAGATATTAGATCCTGAAAAAACTGAAGTAAAATTTAATTCACAATGGTTAAATGAACTAGGAACAGCAGGACTAATTAATTTAGCATCAAACTTAACAGTTGCAAGAATGTTAGAAAGAGATGATTTTTCAAAAAGATATGCAAGTAATACACCTATAGCTGTAAGTGAATTTACTTATCCTTTATTACAAGGATATGATTCTGTTGCAATGAATACGGATATTGAAATGGGAGGAACTGATCAAAAGTTTAATTTACTAATGGGAAGAACCTTACAAAAAGCATATAACTGTAAAAAACAACAAGCAGTTTTAATGATGCCTATATTAGAAGGCTTAGATGGTATTCAAAAAATGTCTAAATCTTTAGGTAATTATATAGGTGTTACAGATGAAGCTAATGATATGTTTGGTAAAGTATTGTCAATTTCAGATGAATTGATGTGGAGATATTTTGAATTACTTTCTTCTAAGTCTTTAAAAGAAATAGAAGATTTTAAAGATGCCGTTAAAAATAATACTCTTCATCCTAAAAAAGTAAAAGAAGATTTAGCTATAGAAATAGTAGATAGATACCATGGTAAAGGTGCAGGAATAAAAGCAAAAGAAGAATTTGAAAAAGTATTTGCACAAAAAGATATTCCTACAGATATAAAAGAGTTTGAATTAGAAAATGGAATTTGGCTTTGTCAAGCTTTAGTAGATACTGGGTTAGTTAAATCAACTTCTCAAGCAAGAAGAGATATAAAAGCAAATGCAGTTTCTTTAAATCAAGAAAAAGTTCAAGA
- a CDS encoding RelA/SpoT family protein produces the protein MDPFIEKIESIKTLDDAINLLQTETKITPKLQELIDFVIEAHKEQQRKSGEPYSIHPLLVASIASHFSKDEDVIATALLHDVVEDTQFDISFVREKWGDDVAHMVDGLTKIDEIREHELISSDSDKKLITSALTFRKMLIASINDVRVLVVKLCDRLHNMLTLDALPHKKQLRIAEETLVVYVPIAHRLGISTIKNTLEDLAFFYIYPKEYKKIDNFIKEHQHAIQLTFNKFTASTQKLLEKNGYDLSTIKISSRIKHYYSIYLKMQRKGVSIDEVLDLLAIRILVPEDIDCYKVLGFLHLEYKPLISRFKDYVSTPKENGYQTIHTTVFYNSKIYEVQIRTFEMNKVAEYGIAAHWKYKIGAKQQPNLNWLKSLEYSNENIEEFYQDTKDDLYSEDIVVYSPQGDTFSLPRGSTALDYAYAVHTDIGRNAIECYINKVKKPLLSELKSSDIISVKTVDYAIPRCSWTDLVKTNRAKKQIKFLCSQRLREIDELTGKNIINTLFSKYYENVSNLLKNQPLQKVPHNLDYFKHIKHEIEKKVSDKQGFVTRFKMYTSKIKRFKFDNIIIYSNFSINSVSFDHCCHPKFADEIVAFREGNKAIIHHKMCDKAYKKIMSNEPMLFCKWTKDTLYHYKMVVSLPNTKGELARLLSYMSQYEGYILAVDYGREKHSYRQYCDIEFEINKSNIDEVRKIIEKKVKVIEFFSKKDAYTK, from the coding sequence ATGGATCCATTTATTGAAAAAATAGAGAGTATTAAAACTCTTGATGATGCTATAAATCTTCTTCAAACTGAAACAAAAATCACTCCAAAACTACAAGAATTAATTGATTTTGTAATTGAAGCCCATAAAGAGCAACAAAGAAAAAGTGGAGAACCATATTCTATTCATCCTTTATTAGTTGCTTCTATTGCTTCTCATTTTTCAAAAGATGAAGATGTAATAGCAACTGCTTTGCTTCATGATGTTGTAGAAGACACTCAATTTGATATTAGTTTTGTTAGAGAAAAATGGGGAGATGATGTTGCTCATATGGTTGATGGGCTTACAAAAATAGATGAAATAAGAGAACATGAATTAATATCATCTGATTCAGATAAAAAACTAATTACTTCTGCACTTACATTTAGAAAGATGTTAATTGCATCAATTAATGATGTTAGAGTATTAGTCGTGAAATTATGTGATAGACTTCATAATATGCTTACACTTGATGCCCTACCCCATAAAAAACAATTAAGAATTGCTGAAGAAACTTTAGTTGTTTATGTTCCTATTGCACACAGACTAGGTATTTCAACTATAAAAAATACTTTAGAAGATTTAGCTTTTTTTTATATCTATCCAAAAGAATATAAAAAAATTGATAACTTTATAAAAGAGCATCAACATGCAATACAGTTAACTTTTAATAAATTTACTGCTTCAACACAAAAATTATTAGAAAAAAATGGTTATGACTTAAGTACAATCAAAATATCAAGTAGAATAAAACATTATTACTCAATTTACCTAAAAATGCAAAGAAAAGGTGTAAGTATTGATGAAGTTTTAGATTTACTTGCTATTAGAATTTTAGTTCCTGAAGATATTGATTGTTATAAAGTTTTAGGTTTTTTACATTTAGAATATAAACCTCTTATTTCAAGATTTAAAGATTATGTATCAACACCTAAAGAAAACGGTTATCAAACCATTCATACAACAGTATTTTATAACTCTAAGATATATGAAGTTCAGATTCGAACTTTTGAAATGAATAAAGTAGCAGAATATGGTATTGCAGCCCATTGGAAATACAAAATTGGAGCAAAACAACAACCTAATTTAAATTGGTTAAAGTCTTTAGAATATTCAAATGAAAATATTGAAGAATTCTATCAAGATACAAAAGATGATTTGTACTCAGAAGATATTGTTGTTTATTCACCACAAGGTGATACTTTTAGTTTACCAAGAGGTTCAACAGCACTTGATTATGCTTATGCAGTGCATACAGATATAGGAAGAAATGCAATTGAATGTTATATAAATAAAGTTAAAAAGCCTTTACTAAGTGAATTAAAAAGTTCTGACATTATTTCAGTAAAAACAGTGGATTATGCCATTCCAAGATGCTCATGGACTGATTTAGTAAAAACAAATCGAGCAAAAAAGCAAATAAAGTTTTTATGCTCTCAAAGATTAAGAGAAATTGATGAATTAACAGGTAAAAATATTATAAATACTCTCTTTTCAAAATATTATGAAAATGTAAGTAATTTATTAAAGAACCAACCTTTACAAAAAGTTCCTCACAATCTTGATTACTTTAAGCATATTAAACATGAAATAGAAAAAAAAGTTAGTGATAAACAAGGTTTTGTAACCAGATTTAAAATGTATACTAGTAAAATAAAAAGATTTAAATTTGACAATATAATTATATATTCGAATTTTAGTATTAATTCTGTATCATTCGACCACTGTTGTCATCCTAAATTTGCTGATGAGATTGTAGCCTTTAGAGAAGGTAACAAAGCAATTATTCATCATAAAATGTGTGATAAAGCATACAAAAAGATTATGAGTAATGAACCTATGTTATTTTGTAAATGGACAAAAGACACTTTATACCATTATAAAATGGTAGTAAGTCTACCAAATACAAAAGGTGAATTAGCAAGATTACTTTCATATATGAGTCAATATGAAGGATATATTCTTGCCGTTGATTATGGAAGAGAAAAGCACTCATATCGACAATATTGTGATATTGAATTTGAAATAAATAAATCAAACATCGATGAAGTAAGAAAAATTATAGAAAAAAAAGTAAAAGTTATAGAATTTTTTTCAAAAAAAGATGCCTATACTAAATAA
- a CDS encoding anthranilate synthase component I family protein, with protein MQFYSKELFLDQFTPVSIYEKVKELYKDELTFLFESTINSSNGNYSFIFIGQRERIWHENNKTYFKNEKKETIEVDSNPLKFLQKYYKQFDKSIYKEKARELGIGLIDGFIGNVGYDIGKEFEPKLKKSMDNLVDQLNIPDLDLVRPKIILAFSHKTSKLIMVTSLEEKKEDLKKIEKELYTSYMYQPLKKATFLDEGKFNYSKKEFFNMVAEAKKMIKSGDVFQILMSNRFIQKAKVDHLSFYRVLRSKNPSPYAFFLEYENFSIAGSSPEVMVRLVDGHILLRPIAGTRKRGKTIDRDFELEEEMLKDEKEKAEHIMLVDLGRNDVGRVAKRGTVKVTDLMRVERYSHVMHMVSDVEALIDENKYDMFDLFAATFTAGTMTGAPKIRAMELIAQFEGIKRNFYSGSIAYFGFDGNMDSAITIRTTMLTDDKVIFQAGAGVVADSIPELEYLEVQNKLAANISTLKDLS; from the coding sequence ATGCAATTTTATTCAAAAGAACTTTTTCTAGATCAATTTACACCAGTATCGATCTATGAAAAAGTTAAAGAACTATACAAAGATGAACTTACTTTTCTTTTTGAAAGTACAATCAATTCAAGTAATGGAAATTACTCATTTATTTTTATTGGTCAAAGAGAAAGAATTTGGCATGAAAATAATAAAACTTATTTCAAAAATGAAAAAAAAGAGACTATTGAAGTAGACTCAAACCCTTTAAAGTTTTTACAAAAATATTATAAACAATTTGATAAATCTATTTATAAAGAAAAAGCTAGAGAACTAGGTATTGGTTTAATTGATGGCTTTATTGGAAATGTTGGTTATGATATAGGAAAAGAGTTTGAACCAAAACTTAAAAAATCTATGGATAACTTAGTTGACCAATTAAATATTCCTGATTTGGATTTAGTAAGACCAAAGATTATTTTAGCATTTTCTCATAAAACATCAAAACTTATAATGGTAACTTCTTTAGAAGAAAAAAAAGAAGATTTAAAAAAAATAGAAAAAGAACTCTATACCTCATATATGTATCAACCCTTAAAAAAAGCTACATTTTTAGACGAAGGTAAATTTAACTATTCAAAAAAAGAGTTTTTTAATATGGTAGCAGAAGCAAAAAAAATGATTAAATCAGGAGATGTTTTTCAAATTTTAATGTCAAATAGATTTATTCAAAAAGCTAAAGTAGACCATCTAAGTTTTTATCGAGTATTAAGAAGTAAAAATCCTAGTCCCTATGCTTTCTTTTTAGAATACGAAAATTTTTCAATAGCTGGTAGTTCACCTGAAGTAATGGTAAGACTTGTGGATGGTCATATCTTATTAAGACCTATTGCAGGAACGAGAAAAAGAGGTAAAACTATAGATAGAGATTTCGAACTTGAAGAAGAAATGCTTAAAGATGAAAAAGAAAAAGCAGAACATATTATGTTAGTTGACTTAGGTAGAAATGATGTGGGAAGAGTTGCAAAAAGAGGTACCGTAAAAGTAACTGATTTAATGAGAGTTGAAAGATACTCTCATGTAATGCATATGGTATCTGATGTTGAAGCACTTATTGATGAAAATAAATATGATATGTTTGATTTATTTGCTGCAACTTTTACAGCAGGGACAATGACAGGAGCACCTAAAATTAGGGCTATGGAACTAATAGCACAATTTGAAGGAATAAAAAGAAACTTCTATTCAGGTTCAATAGCTTACTTTGGATTTGATGGAAATATGGACTCTGCCATTACTATTAGAACAACTATGCTTACAGATGATAAAGTAATTTTTCAAGCTGGTGCAGGAGTAGTTGCTGATAGTATTCCTGAATTAGAATATTTAGAAGTTCAAAATAAACTTGCTGCAAATATTTCTACACTAAAAGATTTATCATAA
- a CDS encoding AAA family ATPase has protein sequence MNTLEYCHEFDFSKINFIERKIRITHPRTIISGPPRVGKTFLIYDYLAKFKVEDYLYIDFKDIRNSKKVIEKNLEEYIYRNKIKVLVLEDFQFDIKIPFCESIIISTQKEHYLKAYKNIFLNPLDFEEYLLHENKNQNITQSFNTFLKHGNLPESVNKPEYIIYKDLQNIIKLYTNDLISQQILKILLDNIDEKKSLNQLYLTLKEDYKVSKDKFYEKCKEFEEKRIIYFIKKYNQDRATKKIYSYNSAFFNAINYKKKFKNELTNIVFQELLNKFKEIYFLDYIDFFIPKEKIAICPIAFFNSSLMSPTLKRILKVAKENKVENLYIITVSNNETFTIDNIEINVLPFYEWALT, from the coding sequence ATGAATACCTTAGAATATTGTCATGAATTTGATTTCTCGAAAATCAATTTTATTGAGCGAAAAATAAGGATAACTCATCCTAGAACAATTATATCAGGACCACCTAGAGTAGGAAAAACTTTTTTAATTTATGACTATTTAGCAAAGTTTAAAGTTGAAGATTATTTGTATATTGACTTTAAAGACATTAGGAATTCAAAAAAAGTTATTGAAAAAAACTTAGAAGAGTATATCTATAGAAATAAAATAAAGGTCTTAGTACTAGAAGACTTCCAATTTGATATAAAAATCCCTTTTTGTGAAAGTATTATAATTTCTACACAAAAAGAACATTATCTAAAAGCTTACAAAAATATATTCTTAAATCCTTTAGATTTTGAAGAATATTTATTACATGAAAATAAAAATCAAAATATCACACAAAGTTTTAATACTTTTTTAAAACATGGGAATCTCCCTGAATCAGTCAATAAACCAGAATATATCATATATAAAGATTTACAAAATATTATCAAACTTTATACTAATGATTTAATTAGTCAACAAATTTTAAAAATTCTTTTAGATAATATTGATGAAAAGAAATCCTTAAACCAATTATATTTAACTTTAAAAGAAGATTATAAAGTTTCAAAAGATAAATTTTATGAAAAATGTAAAGAGTTTGAAGAAAAAAGAATTATATATTTTATCAAAAAATATAATCAAGATAGAGCAACAAAAAAGATCTATTCATATAACTCTGCTTTTTTTAATGCAATAAATTATAAAAAGAAATTCAAAAATGAATTAACAAATATTGTTTTTCAAGAACTACTTAATAAATTTAAAGAAATTTATTTTTTAGATTATATTGATTTTTTTATTCCAAAAGAAAAAATAGCTATTTGTCCTATTGCTTTTTTTAATTCATCATTAATGAGCCCTACTTTAAAAAGAATTTTAAAAGTAGCAAAAGAAAATAAAGTAGAAAATCTATACATAATTACAGTTTCAAATAATGAAACTTTTACTATCGATAATATTGAAATTAATGTTTTACCCTTTTATGAATGGGCATTAACTTAA
- a CDS encoding DNA-directed RNA polymerase subunit omega has product MRLEERMAKALERVNNDRYILAIAVGQRADELSKGAKPLLDKNTQNMKYTDIAIDEIADGLLKIEGLVEKS; this is encoded by the coding sequence ATGAGACTAGAAGAAAGAATGGCAAAAGCTTTAGAAAGAGTAAATAATGATAGATACATTTTAGCTATCGCAGTTGGTCAAAGAGCTGATGAATTAAGTAAAGGTGCTAAACCTTTATTAGATAAAAATACTCAAAATATGAAATATACTGATATTGCAATTGATGAAATTGCAGATGGTCTTTTAAAAATTGAAGGTTTAGTAGAAAAAAGTTAA